In the Solanum pennellii chromosome 5, SPENNV200 genome, one interval contains:
- the LOC107019665 gene encoding zinc finger CCCH domain-containing protein 2-like: MDNRDSQYFSYYSSSFPFHKQFLGQEANSENFRECIRQDLYESDNFRMYIYKVQKCSKHYCHDWTSCPFTHQGEKARRRDPRKYNYFPISCPSYKFASCIKGDHCELCHGVFEYWLHPAKYRTILCQAGTSCNRPICFFAHTLKELRPEIKYNWCYVYRYPLYIQSYPDIMIENGPNGNWMIIPCNPHLQSPPPDQCYVTTTFGLENCSNPQQIPLKNMPTFELFPPPPPSAPSSSQSHSKFDYRLHNESDFSLFSSNHTKLIEEMKNLELGSTSYAKINKIHDDNGKRIVE; this comes from the coding sequence ATGGATAATAGAGACAGTCAATATTTCAGCTACTATTCATCATCTTTCCCATTTCACAAACAATTTTTGGGACAAGAGGCGAATTCTGAAAATTTCCGCGAATGTATCCGTCAAGATTTATATGAATCTGATAATTTTCGTATGTACATTTACAAGGTACAAAAGTGCTCAAAACATTACTGTCACGATTGGACATCTTGCCCCTTTACCCATCAAGGGGAAAAAGCACGTCGACGTGACCCGAGAAAATACAACTATTTTCCAATTTCTTGCCCAAGTTACAAATTCGCATCTTGCATAAAGGGAGATCATTGCGAATTGTGTCATGGAGTTTTTGAGTACTGGTTACACCCTGCAAAGTACAGGACCATTCTGTGCCAAGCTGGAACGTCATGTAACAGACCAATTTGTTTCTTCGCACATACACTGAAAGAGCTTCGTCCGGAGATAAAATACAATTGGTGTTATGTGTATCGATACCCTTTATACATCCAATCATATCCGGACATTATGATTGAAAATGGTCCAAATGGTAATTGGATGATCATTCCTTGTAACCCTCATCTACAATCACCACCACCTGATCAGTGTTATGTTACTACCACTTTTGGACTTGAAAATTGTTCTAATCCTCAACAAATTCCTCTAAAAAATATGCCAACATTTGAGTTgtttcctcctcctcctccttctgcTCCCTCATCTTCTCAATCTCattcaaaatttgattataGGTTACATAATGAAAgtgatttttcacttttttcctCCAACCACACAAAGTTGATTGAggagatgaaaaatcttgagcTTGGGAGTACTTCCTATGCTAAGATTAATAAAATTCATGATGATAATGGGAAAAGGATTGTGGAGTAA